GCGCGCTCTCGTAAACAAATCGAGAAGTTCTTGTTATGTTCCGGTTTTAGGCGCATCTTGCCGGGATGTCGAATCGCGTCATCTCCGGTCGCGGCGCGCCCTCCAACGCGGTGCCGCAACGCTTTGGCCTTGCCCTGCGTGAGGCGGATGGCGACTGGCTGGACAATGCCGAAACGGTCGATGGGGCCGCGCCGAAACTGCGCACCACCGTGACCGAGGAACATCCCCGCGCGATCCTGTCGTTCAACAATTCGCCGGATATTCCGTTTGACCGATCCATCAACGCCTACCGAGGGTGCGAACATGGCTGCGTCTATTGCTTCGCCCGGCCCAGCCACGCCTTTCACGACCTGTCGCCCGGCCTCGATTTCGAAACCAGGCTGTTCGCGAAGCCCGATGCCGCACAGATCCTGCGCAAGACGCTGGCCAAGCCCGGCTATGCCCCCGCCGTCATCGCGATGGGCACCAACACCGATCCGTATCAGCCGATAGAGGCGCGCTATCGGATCACCCGCGCCGTGTTGGAATTGTGCCTGGAAGTGCGGCACCCCGTCGCGATCACCACCAAATCGGCGCGGGTGCTGCGCGATCTGGACTTGCTGTCGGAAATGGCCCGGCACGGCCTGATCGCGGTCAGCCTGTCGGTCACCAGCCTCGATCCGCGCCTGTCTGGTCTGCTCGAACCGCGCGCCTCCGCCCCGGCAAAGCGGATCGACGCGCTGGCCCGGCTGGTCGATGCCGGAGTGCCCGCGCATTGCATGATTGCGCCGGTCATCCCGGCGATCACCGACGAATTCATGGAAGCCATCGTCGCCCGCGCGGGTGAGGCCGGAGTGGGATCGGCGAATTGGATCATGATGCGCCTGCCGCACGAAGTATCGCCGCTGTTCCGCGAATGGCTGTCGGTCCACTACCCGGACCGCGCGGCCAAGGTCATGGCCACGGTTCAGGCGATGCGCGGCGGGCGCGACAACGAACCCAATTTCCATGCCCGCTTCAAACCCAAGGGCGCATGGGCCGACCTGTTTCGCCAACGCTTCCGGCTGGCGGTAAAGCGCGCGGGTATCCCGCAGCGGCAGGCGAGGCTCGACAGCACCCAGTTTCGCGCGCCCGCGATCGATGGTCAGCTTTCGCTGTTCTAGCGATGGTTAAGCCGTCTTAACGCCTTGCCAACCTGTCCGGTTTATACTGGCGGTCCGTTTGCAGGACGGAGGTGTCGCTTATGCGGGAAATGATTCTCGGTGGTGCCGCGGTGGTCGCGATTGGCCTTGCCGTGTTTCTCGCCCCGCCGATGACGTTCGGCGGTGGCGGCGAAGTCGCGCCGGTCGAACGCCCGCTGACGCTGAGCGAGGCGACCGACCTGCTGGCCCAAGGCGATATTCGGCGCGGCAAAGCGCCGTTTCACGACATGCGCGTTTCGGTCACGCGGGTAGAGGATGGCGTCGTCGCCTATCGCGCCGAAGGGGCCGATATGACGGTCAATTGCCGCGCCATGCTGAAACCCACCGAACATGGCGCGTTGCAGGTCAAAACGCGCTGCGGCCGTATCGCGCACGACATCGGACCGGGCGACGAACGCAACAGGGAATTGGGCGAGCGCGCCTTTCGCGAACTGGTTTTCGCAACGCTTGGCGACCGACCCTATAACGATGCGAACCTGAAGGCGCCTGGCTGATCACAGATCGCGCTGATGCGTAGGCCCGCCCCGGATCAGGCCACCCGGCGCAGTGCGGTCGCGGCGCGGGCCGAAAGATCGCAAGCCGATACGCCGGGAATTTCCGCCACCCGGTCTGCCAGTTCGCCATCCAGTGCGAAATCGCGGCCTAGCAGCATCGTCGCCTCGCGCCCCTCACCCAGCAACAGGCGCGCGACGACTTCGCCGTTCGCATCGGCAGTGCGGGGAAGCAGCGTGGCCATCTCGGCCAGCGCCTCCACCCGATCGACCGTCAGGCGCAGTTCCATCCGCGCGCTCCCCTTTACCGCCGCAAGGGGCCGTGCCCCGCGCACGGTAACGCGCGGCGGTTCGTCGGGGTTGGGTTTGTCCAGCTCTACCTGCAAAAGCACGCATTCGCCCGACTGCGCCCACTTGCCGAAACTATCCACCAGCGATTCTTCGAAGCAGGACGCGCTGAACTGGCCGGTCTGATCGGAAAAATCGGCCATCACGAAATCGTTGCCTTTGCGGGTCTTGCGCTTGTTCGCGCCTTCGACCAGCACGGCCATGACCGCGTTACTGCGGCCTCCGCCCCCAACTCCAGCAGACTCGCCGCCTTCCGCCCCGCTCGTCATCAGGCTGGCATAGCTGCGTGCACCCTGTGCGCTGGCAACCGCGCGCCACTGGCTGACCGGGTGCGCGGCGAAGTAGAAGCCGAAATTCTCGCGCTCCTTCTCCATCTGGTCCTTGCGCGGCCATGCGGGGGCATCGACCAGCCGCAGGTCGGCGGCGGCATGGTCTTCCGCCCCGAACAAGCCCGCCTGCCCGCTCTCTTTCTCGCGCACCGCGGCGTCGGCCACGGCAAGCAGCATGTCGGCATTGGCAATGACCTTGGCTCGGTTCGGCTCAAGACTATCGAGCGCGCCCGCCCCGGCCAGCCCTTCCAGCTGGCGGCGGTTCATCGATCCGGCCGGCAACCGCTCGAAAAGGTCTTTCAGGCTCTCGAACGGCCCACGCGCCTCGCGCTCGGCCACGATCGCGTCCATCGCCTTTTCGCCGACGTTGCGGATGCCTGCCAAGGCATAGCGCACGCGATAGCTCTCGTCGGTCGGCTCGACGGTAAACTCTGCCTCCGAATGGTTGATGTCCGGGCCGGCGCACTCCAGCCCGCCGCCGGGATAACGGCGCATGTCGTCGACGAAGACCGACAGCTTTTCCGACTGGTGCATGTCGAAACACATCGACGCGGCGTAGAATTCGTGTGGGTAATGCGCCTTCAGCCACGCGGTCTGGTAGGCCAGCAGCGCATAGGCCGCGGCGTGGGACTTGTTGAAGCCATAGCCCGCGAACTTGTCGATCAAGTCGAACAGCTCGTTGGCCTTCTTCGGCTCGATCCCGCTGACGTCCTTGCACCCCTCGACAAAGCGCTGGCGCTGCGCGTCCATCTCGGCCTGCACCTTCTTGCCCATCGCGCGGCGGAGAAGGTCGGCGTCGCCCAGCGAATATCCGGCCAGGATCTGCGCAGCCTGCATCACCTGTTCCTGATAGACGAAGATGCCGTAAGTCTCTGCCAGAATGCCTTCCAGCTTGTGGTGCGGATACTCGATCTCCGCCTGCCCGTTCTTGCGCTGACCGAACAGCGGGATGTTGTCCATCGGGCCGGGGCGATAGAGCGAGACGAGCGCGATGATATCCTCGAACCGCGTCGGTTTCACTGCCGCCAGCGTGCGGCGCATGCCTTCGGATTCCAGCTGGAAGACGCCGACCGTGTTGCCCTGTTTCAAGAGCTGGAACACGCCCGCATCGTCCCACGGCAGCCCGTCGAGGTCGATGGTAATGCCCCGCCTTTCCAGCAGGTCGACAGCCTTGCGCAGCACCGA
The sequence above is a segment of the Croceicoccus naphthovorans genome. Coding sequences within it:
- a CDS encoding PA0069 family radical SAM protein, producing the protein MSNRVISGRGAPSNAVPQRFGLALREADGDWLDNAETVDGAAPKLRTTVTEEHPRAILSFNNSPDIPFDRSINAYRGCEHGCVYCFARPSHAFHDLSPGLDFETRLFAKPDAAQILRKTLAKPGYAPAVIAMGTNTDPYQPIEARYRITRAVLELCLEVRHPVAITTKSARVLRDLDLLSEMARHGLIAVSLSVTSLDPRLSGLLEPRASAPAKRIDALARLVDAGVPAHCMIAPVIPAITDEFMEAIVARAGEAGVGSANWIMMRLPHEVSPLFREWLSVHYPDRAAKVMATVQAMRGGRDNEPNFHARFKPKGAWADLFRQRFRLAVKRAGIPQRQARLDSTQFRAPAIDGQLSLF
- the dnaE gene encoding DNA polymerase III subunit alpha, encoding MAYAPFVPLRVFSSYTMLEGAIDPKKMAKLAKDRGFPAIAICDRNGLYGSIAFAGAAKDVGVQPIVGTFLAVKRPPRDGGCRDAIDWLALYAQDEDGWNNLCHLVSKAHLERPLHLEPHVEIEALEGHTGGLICLTGAGEGALARLYAAEQHGEAEAYADRLQALFPDRLYVEIARSGAENEAESETSLIDLAYARNLPLVGTNPALFDEASFHPAQDAMLCIASSTYIDTPDRPRTPRDAWVKPADAMAQIFADLPETLNNSMVVAQRCAFMPPYRKPILPSLAGDLEGEARMITEDAHRGLEKRLEPYGEMDAAERQKYFDRLKFEIDIIVGMGFPGYFLIVADFIKWAKENGIPVGPGRGSGAGSLVAWALTITDLDPLRLGLLFERFLNPERVSMPDFDIDFCETRRGEVIRYVQKKYGHDHVAQIITFGKMKARAVLRDCGRILQMSYGHVDRLTKMVPNHPTDPWTLDRALNGVAEFAGEYKRDPDVRRLLDLAMQLEGLPRNSSTHAAGVVIGDRPLSQLVPLYRDPRSDMPVTQFDMKHVESSGLVKFDFLGLKTLSVLRKAVDLLERRGITIDLDGLPWDDAGVFQLLKQGNTVGVFQLESEGMRRTLAAVKPTRFEDIIALVSLYRPGPMDNIPLFGQRKNGQAEIEYPHHKLEGILAETYGIFVYQEQVMQAAQILAGYSLGDADLLRRAMGKKVQAEMDAQRQRFVEGCKDVSGIEPKKANELFDLIDKFAGYGFNKSHAAAYALLAYQTAWLKAHYPHEFYAASMCFDMHQSEKLSVFVDDMRRYPGGGLECAGPDINHSEAEFTVEPTDESYRVRYALAGIRNVGEKAMDAIVAEREARGPFESLKDLFERLPAGSMNRRQLEGLAGAGALDSLEPNRAKVIANADMLLAVADAAVREKESGQAGLFGAEDHAAADLRLVDAPAWPRKDQMEKERENFGFYFAAHPVSQWRAVASAQGARSYASLMTSGAEGGESAGVGGGGRSNAVMAVLVEGANKRKTRKGNDFVMADFSDQTGQFSASCFEESLVDSFGKWAQSGECVLLQVELDKPNPDEPPRVTVRGARPLAAVKGSARMELRLTVDRVEALAEMATLLPRTADANGEVVARLLLGEGREATMLLGRDFALDGELADRVAEIPGVSACDLSARAATALRRVA